In Nymphalis io chromosome 11, ilAglIoxx1.1, whole genome shotgun sequence, one genomic interval encodes:
- the LOC126771938 gene encoding uncharacterized protein LOC126771938 isoform X2, with protein sequence MDQKLWLLVEWIDKPNIFSNYVVVSNHCLMKHEKDLHTGKVVLLRDKRNNSARKARILRFSDNKHYLKSLKGMLERQDHKVKTVLSNCVNTIKEKAGPMFSAANQSLPMPSQSASSMISHIDDEINSTDSDIDQEMNLDFTTATMNYNQNNRAEAIINGQIRRLLNDKSIIRNRRLVVSYPPIPDRNVQNLKLTFDQGTQTDPVLDYPSSVNLEELETALKRLYQQVLAVLSNFEKNERRSIMDRTSEDRGLDENEEILAVEEPTVVLQNTSSVELEMDEMAGGLKIRRVSAQTTNACLPLSVNNVDMVSIGNGNVTVPARLMTEIDWTSHTSATRRLLQAVFPRRILATHSLTGKQSPAFANKPPKKQLDPKLVDDIVNTVAERCNVSKRIVRSSITTKCSDEAKLYRNRQRFRKKHEQQNR encoded by the exons atGGATCAAAAGTTATGGCTTCTTGTCGAATGGATAGACAAACCAAACATATTTTCTAATTACGTCGTCGTTAGCAATCACTGTTTAATGAAACACGAGAAAGATCTTCATACTGGGAAAGTGGTTTTACTTCGTGACAAGCGTAACAATAGTGCACGCAAGGCGCGAATTCTTCGGTTTTCTG ATAACAAACATTATCTCAAAAGTTTGAAAGGGATGTTGGAAAGACAAGACCATAAGGTGAAAACTGTTCTTTCAAACTGTGTGAATACTATAAAAGAGAAAGCGGGTCCAATG TTTTCAGCTGCAAATCAATCATTACCCATGCCAAGTCAGAGCGCATCAAGTATGATAAGTCATATTGACGATGAAATTAATTCCACTGACAGCGATATCGACCAAGAG aTGAATCTCGATTTTACTACAGCcacgatgaattataaccaaaaCAATCGCGCGGAGGCGATAATTAATGGCCAAATAAGACGATTATTGAACGACAAATCTATAATACGTAACCGTAGATTAGTTGTCAGCTATCCTCCTATACCCGATAGGAACGTTCAGAATCTTAAACTGACATTCGATCAAGGAACGCAGACCGATCCTGTTCTCGATTATCCTTCAAGTGTCAATTTAGAAGAACTGGAAACGGCATTAAAACGCTTGTACCAGCAGGTCCTAGCCGTATTatctaattttgaaaaaaatgaaagaCGATCAATAATGGATAGGACATCTGAAGATCGAGGACTAGATGAGAATGAAGAGATTTTAGCAGTAGAAGAACCGACCGTTGTTCTTCAAAATACGTCAAGTGTTGAGCTCGAAATGGATGAGATGGCTGGTGGCTTAAAAATACGTAGAGTATCAGCGCAGACTACTAACGCATGTTTGCCATTGTCTGTTAACAATGTTGATatg GTTTCAATTGGAAACGGCAATGTCACCGTGCCTGCCAGACTAATGACAGAAATCGATTGGACTTCCCACACCTCAGCGACGAGACGATTGTTGCAAGCCGTCTTTCCTAGAAG aattctagctactcattccttaactgGAAAGCAGTCACCAGCGTTTGCGAATAAACCACCGAAAAAGCAATTGGACCCCAaattagtagacgatattgtcaacaccgtcgctgaaaggtgcaatgtttctaaaaggattgttag gagctccattacgacgaaatgttcggacgaagcaaagttatatagaaatcgtcaacGGTTTAGAAAAAAGCACGAACAACAAAACCGATAG
- the LOC126771938 gene encoding uncharacterized protein LOC126771938 isoform X1: MDQKLWLLVEWIDKPNIFSNYVVVSNHCLMKHEKDLHTGKVVLLRDKRNNSARKARILRFSDNKHYLKSLKGMLERQDHKVKTVLSNCVNTIKEKAGPMFSAANQSLPMPSQSASSMISHIDDEINSTDSDIDQEMNLDFTTATMNYNQNNRAEAIINGQIRRLLNDKSIIRNRRLVVSYPPIPDRNVQNLKLTFDQGTQTDPVLDYPSSVNLEELETALKRLYQQVLAVLSNFEKNERRSIMDRTSEDRGLDENEEILAVEEPTVVLQNTSSVELEMDEMAGGLKIRRVSAQTTNACLPLSVNNVDMVSIGNGNVTVPARLMTEIDWTSHTSATRRLLQAVFPRRILATHSLTGKQSPAFANKPPKKQLDPKLVDDIVNTVAERCNVSKRIVRSSITTKCSDEAKLYRNRQRFRKKREQQNRENVPPSSATSGESTTV; the protein is encoded by the exons atGGATCAAAAGTTATGGCTTCTTGTCGAATGGATAGACAAACCAAACATATTTTCTAATTACGTCGTCGTTAGCAATCACTGTTTAATGAAACACGAGAAAGATCTTCATACTGGGAAAGTGGTTTTACTTCGTGACAAGCGTAACAATAGTGCACGCAAGGCGCGAATTCTTCGGTTTTCTG ATAACAAACATTATCTCAAAAGTTTGAAAGGGATGTTGGAAAGACAAGACCATAAGGTGAAAACTGTTCTTTCAAACTGTGTGAATACTATAAAAGAGAAAGCGGGTCCAATG TTTTCAGCTGCAAATCAATCATTACCCATGCCAAGTCAGAGCGCATCAAGTATGATAAGTCATATTGACGATGAAATTAATTCCACTGACAGCGATATCGACCAAGAG aTGAATCTCGATTTTACTACAGCcacgatgaattataaccaaaaCAATCGCGCGGAGGCGATAATTAATGGCCAAATAAGACGATTATTGAACGACAAATCTATAATACGTAACCGTAGATTAGTTGTCAGCTATCCTCCTATACCCGATAGGAACGTTCAGAATCTTAAACTGACATTCGATCAAGGAACGCAGACCGATCCTGTTCTCGATTATCCTTCAAGTGTCAATTTAGAAGAACTGGAAACGGCATTAAAACGCTTGTACCAGCAGGTCCTAGCCGTATTatctaattttgaaaaaaatgaaagaCGATCAATAATGGATAGGACATCTGAAGATCGAGGACTAGATGAGAATGAAGAGATTTTAGCAGTAGAAGAACCGACCGTTGTTCTTCAAAATACGTCAAGTGTTGAGCTCGAAATGGATGAGATGGCTGGTGGCTTAAAAATACGTAGAGTATCAGCGCAGACTACTAACGCATGTTTGCCATTGTCTGTTAACAATGTTGATatg GTTTCAATTGGAAACGGCAATGTCACCGTGCCTGCCAGACTAATGACAGAAATCGATTGGACTTCCCACACCTCAGCGACGAGACGATTGTTGCAAGCCGTCTTTCCTAGAAG aattctagctactcattccttaactgGAAAGCAGTCACCAGCGTTTGCGAATAAACCACCGAAAAAGCAATTGGACCCCAaattagtagacgatattgtcaacaccgtcgctgaaaggtgcaatgtttctaaaaggattgttag gagctccattacgacgaaatgttcggacgaagcaaagttatatagaaatcgtcaacGGTTTAGAAAAAAGCGCGAACAACAAAACCGAGAGAACGTCCCGCCATCTTCTGCGACATCGGGCGAATCCAccactgtttga